Within Montipora foliosa isolate CH-2021 chromosome 3, ASM3666993v2, whole genome shotgun sequence, the genomic segment TGGGAGCAGACCTGCGAGCTTGTGATTAATATCAAGAACAATGTCGTTAAAAAGATCAGACGATAAAGACGCTCGCCTGTCATAAAGGGAGGGGATCCCTGCCTCTTTGAGCGCGCTGTTGTAGCTTGCATAAGGAAAGATAATGGGCAAGGCGCGCTTCTGAATACATTCCAGCTCCTCGGATAAATAGTACGGAAGACTGGAGTGAAATACTTGACATGCGTATTCTAAAACCGATCTTATGGTACTacagtaaaataaaacaagatcaCTCGCACAGATACCAGCTCGTTTGAGTTGACTCAGGAGGTACAATCTTTTGGCAGCCTTTAAGGTTACATTAAAGATGTGATCGTTCCATTTGAAATCATCTCTTATGGTAACGCCGAGCACTTTAGCCGAGTTGACTGTCTCGGAAGCAAGGCCATCGAGTTCAACTGGAAAATGAGTTGCAGGAGATCTCCTAAAGCATGACTGCAGCTCCTTACATTTGGATGGATTCAGCTGCAGGCGGTTCTCCTGAGACCAGGTGCTGATAAAGTCGACAGCATGCTGAAGTGCGCTTTGATTGGATGGTGGTACTATTTCCGAAACAGTAGTGTCATCGGCGAATTTCCACATAGCAAACGACCCATCAGGTAACCTAAGGTCGTTTATCAGCACCAAGAATAACCAAGGGCCAAGACGAGTCCCCTGGGGAACACCCGCAGGAACAttaagccaatcagagtaaactCCATTAAGCTTGACTCTTTGCTTTCTGTCCTTCAAGAAATCAATAATCCAGTTAATGGCAGTTGGCTTAACCCCGAGAGTATGAAGTTTGCCAACCAAGATATTATGGTCGAAAGCTTTACGAAAGTCCAGTAGAGCGGTTCTTACAGACGCCCCAGTGCCGTCGGTGGCGTGCAGCCAATGATGAAACATAGAGATAAGTGCGAACGTAGTGGAAGAGCCCAGGATGAAACCAAATTGACCTGGATCAATATGGGATAGCGTCACGGGCTTCAGAGCCTTCTCGATAACAAAGCTCTCAGCGATCTTCGACATGGTTGAAGTAAGTGAGATTGGCCAAGGATCTTTGTTAAAGTCAGAGACAATTGGCGCTTTGGGTAGTGGTGGAACATCGGCCAGTTTGCATACACGAGGTACACTGACTTCAGAGAAAGAGGCGTTCAAGATGTCAGCAATGGGCACTGCCAAGATTTCAGCATATTCCTTTAGGACCCAGTTTGGAATGTCGTCTGGGCCACTCGCACGAGAAGTGCTGACCTCACGAAGCTTCCTCGCGACAGATTGCTTGGTAACTACAATTGGATCATCATCATTTGCTGACACCCGCGCGCTATCTGCCAATGGCGAGTAGTCCTTCAttacgctaacaaacgcctggTTAATTTTCTCAGCTAGAACTGCATCTTCACATACAAGATCGCGCTCAGTAAATTTAGTGGAGCCACAAAGCTGTTTCACCTCTCTCCACCAATCACGAGGCCTGGAAGCGCGCAGGCCTTCAACCTTGTTTTCGTAATAGACCTTCCGACAGCGCTTACGTTCTCGATTCACTTTGTTTCTTAAGATCTTAAATAGGTACTGGTTCCCGGATGCAAATGTCTTCTGACAACGGGAAATTAGTTGTTTGAGTTGTACAGACAACCAAGGCCGGTCAGTCTCGTACACCTTTGTAGAACGCTCGGGCATGATCGTGTTCAGCCCAAGGTTAATAATGTCAGTGAGAGTTCTAAGCTTGAGTTCGCATGACAAATCAGGTGAGAGAAGGTCAGACCAAGGCACTTGAAGAAAAAATCTGTCCACACTGGTTCTTTTGCTGGGACTCTCGTCTCTGGA encodes:
- the LOC137996371 gene encoding uncharacterized protein: MWKFADDTTVSEIVPPSNQSALQHAVDFISTWSQENRLQLNPSKCKELQSCFRRSPATHFPVELDGLASETVNSAKVLGVTIRDDFKWNDHIFNVTLKAAKRLYLLSQLKRAGICASDLVLFYCSTIRSVLEYACQVFHSSLPYYLSEELECIQKRALPIIFPYASYNSALKEAGIPSLYDRRASLSSDLFNDIVLDINHKLAGLLPPKAVHHRQLRSNRKFNVPVCKTDRLKKSFIISHSLRM